A window of Corallococcus macrosporus DSM 14697 contains these coding sequences:
- a CDS encoding aldo/keto reductase: MEYRQLGGSGLKVPVLTLGTGTFGGQGDFFKVWGNSGVPEATRLVDISLEAGLNMFDSADIYSGGAAEEILGKAIAGRREKVLISTKGSFRNGDGPNDVGSSRFHITRAVEASLKRLGTDYIDLYQLHGFDALTPVEETLRALDDLVRAGKLRYIGASNFSGWHLMKSLATSEKYGLARHVAHQAYYSLVSREFEWELMPLALDQQVGTVVWSPLGWARLTGKYRRGQPPPEGSRMQAALNRQGAPPLSEEYLYRVVDALDVVAAETGKTVPQVALNWLLQRPSVSTLVIGARNEEQLRQNLGAVGWSLTPEQVARLDAASAVTPTYPYWHQRGFAERNPFPTKVD; this comes from the coding sequence ATGGAATACCGACAGTTGGGGGGCTCTGGCCTCAAGGTCCCGGTGTTGACGCTCGGGACGGGGACGTTTGGAGGCCAGGGGGACTTCTTCAAGGTGTGGGGCAACAGCGGCGTCCCGGAGGCCACGCGCCTGGTGGACATCAGCCTGGAGGCCGGGCTGAACATGTTCGACAGCGCGGACATCTACTCGGGCGGCGCGGCGGAGGAGATTCTGGGCAAGGCCATCGCCGGCCGCCGCGAGAAGGTCCTCATCTCCACGAAGGGGAGCTTCCGCAATGGAGACGGGCCGAATGACGTGGGCTCGTCGCGCTTCCACATCACCCGCGCGGTGGAGGCCAGCCTGAAGCGGCTGGGCACCGACTACATCGACCTCTACCAGCTTCATGGCTTCGACGCGCTCACCCCTGTCGAAGAAACCCTGCGGGCGCTCGACGACCTCGTGCGCGCCGGGAAGCTTCGCTACATCGGCGCGTCGAACTTCTCCGGCTGGCACCTGATGAAGTCGCTCGCCACCTCGGAGAAGTACGGGCTGGCGCGGCACGTGGCGCACCAGGCGTACTACTCGCTGGTGAGCCGGGAGTTCGAGTGGGAGCTGATGCCCCTGGCCCTGGACCAGCAGGTGGGCACCGTGGTGTGGAGCCCCCTGGGCTGGGCGCGGCTGACGGGCAAGTATCGCCGCGGGCAGCCCCCGCCCGAGGGCTCGCGCATGCAGGCGGCGCTCAACAGGCAGGGCGCGCCGCCGCTCTCCGAGGAGTACCTCTACCGCGTGGTGGACGCGCTGGATGTCGTCGCCGCGGAGACGGGGAAGACGGTGCCGCAGGTCGCCCTCAACTGGCTGCTCCAGCGCCCCTCCGTGTCCACCCTCGTCATTGGCGCGCGCAACGAGGAGCAGCTCCGGCAGAACCTGGGCGCCGTGGGCTGGAGCCTCACGCCGGAGCAGGTGGCCCGGCTCGACGCGGCCAGCGCGGTGACGCCCACCTACCCGTACTGGCACCAGCGCGGCTTCGCCGAGCGCAACCCGTTCCCGACGAAGGTGGACTGA
- a CDS encoding WD40/YVTN/BNR-like repeat-containing protein: MKSRSPGAWSTAAFLLALSPGAPAHAHAGLPETSNVTLRRGHPEDFFSGTTFGAVISRDSGKTWRWVCPDAMGYGGWRPEAYVWRETGDILAATGSALLHSPDAGCTWRTHPFFKATWVTGLAAHPTDDRVFHAVTGRPGLANGVYRSDDGGETWTATPLLRTGLELNAVRVSPVDPRRLYVSGVSDNALVVLRSDDAGETWQEFPHALPELLRPYALTVVAVDPVDVDGVWVRVSAQGYTHLLRSEDGGRTLTQVTVLDDTFINMDLSSDGGTAWVGTLNYFFMGASTGPLERQPLPTGNACVLRDGETLYGCGSTWLHDWALARSTDQGRTWEHIFALYEIQGTQLCPRGTPVRDLCPARWPQLAEQLGAPLYPDGGVEEPPRPDAGTPDAGGPDTGAPDAGTSDAGGAPGEPPAGPKSGGCAAAAGPALPLLLLLSSLLPRRRGPRRPHP, encoded by the coding sequence ATGAAGTCGCGCAGCCCCGGTGCCTGGAGCACCGCCGCGTTCCTCCTGGCCCTGTCGCCGGGAGCGCCGGCCCATGCCCACGCGGGCCTCCCGGAGACGTCCAACGTCACCCTCCGCCGGGGCCACCCCGAGGACTTCTTCTCCGGGACGACCTTCGGCGCGGTCATCTCCCGCGACAGCGGCAAGACGTGGCGCTGGGTGTGTCCGGATGCCATGGGGTACGGCGGCTGGCGCCCGGAGGCCTACGTGTGGCGGGAGACGGGCGACATCCTCGCCGCCACGGGCAGCGCCCTGCTGCACTCCCCGGATGCGGGCTGCACCTGGCGCACCCACCCCTTCTTCAAGGCGACCTGGGTGACGGGCCTGGCGGCCCACCCCACCGACGACCGCGTCTTCCACGCCGTCACCGGGCGGCCCGGCCTCGCCAACGGCGTGTACCGCTCCGATGACGGAGGGGAGACGTGGACCGCCACGCCGCTGCTGCGCACGGGGCTGGAGCTGAACGCGGTGCGCGTGTCCCCGGTGGACCCGCGCCGCCTCTACGTGTCGGGCGTCTCCGACAACGCGCTGGTGGTGCTGCGCAGCGACGACGCGGGCGAGACCTGGCAGGAGTTCCCCCACGCGCTGCCGGAGCTGCTGCGGCCCTACGCGCTGACGGTGGTGGCGGTGGACCCCGTCGACGTGGACGGGGTGTGGGTGCGCGTGTCCGCCCAGGGCTACACGCACCTGCTGCGCAGCGAGGACGGCGGCCGCACGCTGACGCAGGTGACGGTGCTGGACGACACCTTCATCAACATGGACCTGTCCTCCGACGGCGGCACCGCCTGGGTGGGCACCCTCAATTACTTCTTCATGGGCGCCAGCACCGGCCCGCTGGAGAGGCAGCCCTTGCCCACCGGCAACGCGTGCGTGCTGCGCGACGGCGAGACACTCTACGGCTGCGGCTCCACCTGGCTGCATGACTGGGCCCTGGCGCGCAGCACGGACCAGGGCCGCACCTGGGAGCACATCTTCGCGCTGTACGAAATCCAGGGCACGCAGCTCTGCCCTCGCGGCACGCCCGTGCGGGACCTCTGCCCGGCCCGCTGGCCGCAGCTCGCCGAGCAGCTCGGCGCCCCGCTCTACCCGGATGGCGGCGTGGAGGAGCCACCGCGGCCGGACGCGGGCACGCCCGACGCGGGAGGCCCGGACACCGGCGCGCCCGACGCGGGCACCTCGGACGCGGGGGGCGCTCCCGGGGAGCCTCCCGCCGGGCCGAAGTCCGGTGGCTGCGCCGCCGCCGCGGGCCCCGCCCTGCCCCTGCTGTTGCTGCTGTCTTCCCTCCTACCGAGGCGCCGTGGGCCACGGCGTCCGCACCCATAG